A region from the Lutra lutra chromosome 1, mLutLut1.2, whole genome shotgun sequence genome encodes:
- the ELAVL3 gene encoding ELAV-like protein 3 isoform X3, which translates to MVTQILGAMESQVAGGPAGPALPNGPLLGTNGATDDSKTNLIVNYLPQNMTQDEFKSLFGSIGDIESCKLVRDKITGQSLGYGFVNYSDPNDADKAISTLNGLKLQTKTIKVSYARPSSASIRDANLYVSGLPKTMSQKEMEQLFSQYGRIITSRILVDQVTGVSRGVGFIRFDKRIEAEEAIKGLNGQKPLGAAEPITVKFANNPSQKTGQALLTHLYQSSARRYAGPLHHQTQRFRLDNLLNMAYGVKRFSPIAIDGMSGLAGVGLSGGAAGAGWCIFVYNLSPEADESVLWQLFGPFGAVTNVKVIRDFTTNKCKGFGFVTMTNYDEAAMAIASLNGYRLGERVLQVSFKTSKQHKA; encoded by the exons ATGGTCACT CAGATACTCGGGGCCATGGAGTCTCAGGTGGCGGGGGGCCCGGCCGGCCCGGCCCTGCCCAACGGGCCACTCCTTGGTACAAATGGAGCCACTGATGACAGCAAGACCAACCTCATCGTCAACTACCTGCCCCAGAACATGACCCAGGATGAGTTCAAGAGTCTCTTTGGCAGCATTGGTGACATCGAATCCTGCAAGTTGGTTCGGGATAAGATCACAG GGCAGAGCCTTGGTTACGGGTTTGTGAACTACTCTGATCCCAACGATGCAGACAAAGCCATCAGCACCCTCAACGGCCTCAAACTGCAGACGAAGACCATCAAG GTGTCCTATGCCAGACCCAGTTCTGCATCCATCCGTGATGCTAACCTATATGTCAGTGGACTCCCCAAGACCATGAGCCAGAAGGAAATGGAGCAGCTCTTCTCCCAGTATGGCCGCATCATCACTTCCCGCATCCTGGTGGACCAGGTCACAG GCGTCTCTCGGGGTGTGGGATTCATTCGCTTTGACAAGAGGATCGAGGCTGAGGAGGCCATCAAAGGACTGAACGGGCAGAAGCCGCTGGGCGCGGCGGAGCCCATCACGGTCAAGTTCGCCAACAACCCAAGTCAGAAGACTGGCCAGGCCCTGCTCACTCACCTCTACCAGTCATCAGCCCGACGCTACGCAGGCCCCCTACACCATCAGACGCAGCGCTTCCG GCTGGATAACTTGCTCAACATGGCCTACGGAGTCAAGAG GTTCTCGCCCATCGCCATCGACGGCATGAGTGGCCTCGCGGGCGTGGGCCTGTCGGGGGGTGCGGCAGGCGCTGGCTGGTGTATCTTCGTGTACAACCTGTCGCCGGAGGCGGATGAGAGTGTGCTGTGGCAGCTGTTCGGGCCCTTTGGGGCGGTCACCAACGTCAAGGTCATCCGCGACTTCACCACCAACAAGTGCAAGGGCTTTGGCTTCGTCACGATGACCAACTACGACGAAGCGGCCATGGCCATTGCCAGCCTCAACGGCTACCGCCTGGGTGAGCGCGTGCTGCAGGTGTCCTTCAAGACCAGCAAACAGCACAAGGCCTGA
- the ELAVL3 gene encoding ELAV-like protein 3 isoform X1: MVTQILGAMESQVAGGPAGPALPNGPLLGTNGATDDSKTNLIVNYLPQNMTQDEFKSLFGSIGDIESCKLVRDKITGQSLGYGFVNYSDPNDADKAISTLNGLKLQTKTIKVSYARPSSASIRDANLYVSGLPKTMSQKEMEQLFSQYGRIITSRILVDQVTGVSRGVGFIRFDKRIEAEEAIKGLNGQKPLGAAEPITVKFANNPSQKTGQALLTHLYQSSARRYAGPLHHQTQRFRLDNLLNMAYGVKSPLSLIARFSPIAIDGMSGLAGVGLSGGAAGAGWCIFVYNLSPEADESVLWQLFGPFGAVTNVKVIRDFTTNKCKGFGFVTMTNYDEAAMAIASLNGYRLGERVLQVSFKTSKQHKA, encoded by the exons ATGGTCACT CAGATACTCGGGGCCATGGAGTCTCAGGTGGCGGGGGGCCCGGCCGGCCCGGCCCTGCCCAACGGGCCACTCCTTGGTACAAATGGAGCCACTGATGACAGCAAGACCAACCTCATCGTCAACTACCTGCCCCAGAACATGACCCAGGATGAGTTCAAGAGTCTCTTTGGCAGCATTGGTGACATCGAATCCTGCAAGTTGGTTCGGGATAAGATCACAG GGCAGAGCCTTGGTTACGGGTTTGTGAACTACTCTGATCCCAACGATGCAGACAAAGCCATCAGCACCCTCAACGGCCTCAAACTGCAGACGAAGACCATCAAG GTGTCCTATGCCAGACCCAGTTCTGCATCCATCCGTGATGCTAACCTATATGTCAGTGGACTCCCCAAGACCATGAGCCAGAAGGAAATGGAGCAGCTCTTCTCCCAGTATGGCCGCATCATCACTTCCCGCATCCTGGTGGACCAGGTCACAG GCGTCTCTCGGGGTGTGGGATTCATTCGCTTTGACAAGAGGATCGAGGCTGAGGAGGCCATCAAAGGACTGAACGGGCAGAAGCCGCTGGGCGCGGCGGAGCCCATCACGGTCAAGTTCGCCAACAACCCAAGTCAGAAGACTGGCCAGGCCCTGCTCACTCACCTCTACCAGTCATCAGCCCGACGCTACGCAGGCCCCCTACACCATCAGACGCAGCGCTTCCG GCTGGATAACTTGCTCAACATGGCCTACGGAGTCAAGAG TCCCCTGTCGCTCATCGCCAGGTTCTCGCCCATCGCCATCGACGGCATGAGTGGCCTCGCGGGCGTGGGCCTGTCGGGGGGTGCGGCAGGCGCTGGCTGGTGTATCTTCGTGTACAACCTGTCGCCGGAGGCGGATGAGAGTGTGCTGTGGCAGCTGTTCGGGCCCTTTGGGGCGGTCACCAACGTCAAGGTCATCCGCGACTTCACCACCAACAAGTGCAAGGGCTTTGGCTTCGTCACGATGACCAACTACGACGAAGCGGCCATGGCCATTGCCAGCCTCAACGGCTACCGCCTGGGTGAGCGCGTGCTGCAGGTGTCCTTCAAGACCAGCAAACAGCACAAGGCCTGA
- the ELAVL3 gene encoding ELAV-like protein 3 isoform X2 has product MVTILGAMESQVAGGPAGPALPNGPLLGTNGATDDSKTNLIVNYLPQNMTQDEFKSLFGSIGDIESCKLVRDKITGQSLGYGFVNYSDPNDADKAISTLNGLKLQTKTIKVSYARPSSASIRDANLYVSGLPKTMSQKEMEQLFSQYGRIITSRILVDQVTGVSRGVGFIRFDKRIEAEEAIKGLNGQKPLGAAEPITVKFANNPSQKTGQALLTHLYQSSARRYAGPLHHQTQRFRLDNLLNMAYGVKSPLSLIARFSPIAIDGMSGLAGVGLSGGAAGAGWCIFVYNLSPEADESVLWQLFGPFGAVTNVKVIRDFTTNKCKGFGFVTMTNYDEAAMAIASLNGYRLGERVLQVSFKTSKQHKA; this is encoded by the exons ATGGTCACT ATACTCGGGGCCATGGAGTCTCAGGTGGCGGGGGGCCCGGCCGGCCCGGCCCTGCCCAACGGGCCACTCCTTGGTACAAATGGAGCCACTGATGACAGCAAGACCAACCTCATCGTCAACTACCTGCCCCAGAACATGACCCAGGATGAGTTCAAGAGTCTCTTTGGCAGCATTGGTGACATCGAATCCTGCAAGTTGGTTCGGGATAAGATCACAG GGCAGAGCCTTGGTTACGGGTTTGTGAACTACTCTGATCCCAACGATGCAGACAAAGCCATCAGCACCCTCAACGGCCTCAAACTGCAGACGAAGACCATCAAG GTGTCCTATGCCAGACCCAGTTCTGCATCCATCCGTGATGCTAACCTATATGTCAGTGGACTCCCCAAGACCATGAGCCAGAAGGAAATGGAGCAGCTCTTCTCCCAGTATGGCCGCATCATCACTTCCCGCATCCTGGTGGACCAGGTCACAG GCGTCTCTCGGGGTGTGGGATTCATTCGCTTTGACAAGAGGATCGAGGCTGAGGAGGCCATCAAAGGACTGAACGGGCAGAAGCCGCTGGGCGCGGCGGAGCCCATCACGGTCAAGTTCGCCAACAACCCAAGTCAGAAGACTGGCCAGGCCCTGCTCACTCACCTCTACCAGTCATCAGCCCGACGCTACGCAGGCCCCCTACACCATCAGACGCAGCGCTTCCG GCTGGATAACTTGCTCAACATGGCCTACGGAGTCAAGAG TCCCCTGTCGCTCATCGCCAGGTTCTCGCCCATCGCCATCGACGGCATGAGTGGCCTCGCGGGCGTGGGCCTGTCGGGGGGTGCGGCAGGCGCTGGCTGGTGTATCTTCGTGTACAACCTGTCGCCGGAGGCGGATGAGAGTGTGCTGTGGCAGCTGTTCGGGCCCTTTGGGGCGGTCACCAACGTCAAGGTCATCCGCGACTTCACCACCAACAAGTGCAAGGGCTTTGGCTTCGTCACGATGACCAACTACGACGAAGCGGCCATGGCCATTGCCAGCCTCAACGGCTACCGCCTGGGTGAGCGCGTGCTGCAGGTGTCCTTCAAGACCAGCAAACAGCACAAGGCCTGA